The following nucleotide sequence is from Thermodesulfobacteriota bacterium.
CTTGGCGGACTCCACCGTGCCGAACACCTCCCCGAGCACCACCCGGGTTCCCTTTGCGGGCAACTCCACGTACACGAGGTCGCCGAGCTCTTTTTGCGCGTGGTCGGTGATGCCGACCACGGCCTCACCCCCCTCGATCCGAGCCCAGGTGTGCTCGGCGTGGTAGCGAAGGTCCTGGGGAAACTCCATGACGCCTCCTGAAGCGGTGGGTCCGAAAGGTCGGACGGGTCGGACTCGTCAGACGGGTCCGGGGGAGCCCCGGCGGCCGTCGGCCAGTTCCTGCAGCCATTCTCGCGCGACCCCGAACTGCTTGGGCACCGAGGTGATGCGCGCGAAGCCTTGGGCGGTCACCCGCACGGTGTCCTCCAGGCGCACGCCGAACTCGCCGGGCAGGTAGATCCCGGGCTCCACCGTGACGACGGCTCCCTCCTGCGCCACCTCGTCGGACCGGGAGCTCACCGTGGGGGCTTCGTGCACGGCGAGCC
It contains:
- a CDS encoding M24 family metallopeptidase; this translates as VDFGVRLDGYCSDETVTLPVGPVDNVDERARGVYEIVYQAQRAALEALRPGVPLADVDRAARDVIRAAGYGDHFGHGTGHGVGLAVHEAPTVSSRSDEVAQEGAVVTVEPGIYLPGEFGVRLEDTVRVTAQGFARITSVPKQFGVAREWLQELADGRRGSPGPV